One Proteiniborus ethanoligenes DNA segment encodes these proteins:
- a CDS encoding type II CAAX endopeptidase family protein, which produces MINNDSRPSILESNLFYLFTAVIFLTLGAYSQSKDIYSGLLITEYIIILFPTIFYLKMRGYSLKKVLRLNKITLKQALILPIITIFSYPIGVFFNYLMIIVINLFGKINPTPIPTPESTQEMIIGLFVIAISAGICEEIMFRGFMMKAYEKNGTMYGIISSAILFGLFHFNIQNLLGPIFLGILFGYIVYKTNSIFSGIITHITNNSIALVVSVLVSKVNIDPEATSEIAASGVISDTAMMLIGAIGIGFIAIVSGVIVYFLLKLLPKGESDETVIDSDVEEEMLSIRPKTNIIAFLPIFVVLLLFGYMTYIYFIA; this is translated from the coding sequence ATGATTAATAATGATTCAAGGCCTTCTATATTAGAGTCCAATCTTTTTTATTTATTTACAGCGGTTATTTTTTTAACTCTAGGTGCATATTCGCAAAGCAAGGATATATATTCAGGATTGTTAATTACAGAATATATAATTATTCTTTTCCCTACAATTTTCTATTTGAAGATGAGAGGCTATAGTCTTAAAAAAGTTCTTAGATTAAATAAAATTACATTAAAGCAGGCTTTAATCCTTCCTATAATTACGATTTTTTCTTACCCAATAGGAGTGTTTTTTAACTATTTAATGATTATTGTCATAAACCTTTTTGGAAAGATTAACCCTACTCCAATACCTACGCCGGAAAGCACTCAGGAAATGATAATAGGACTATTTGTTATTGCAATATCTGCTGGCATTTGTGAGGAGATTATGTTTAGAGGTTTCATGATGAAGGCATATGAAAAGAATGGAACAATGTATGGAATAATATCTTCAGCAATATTATTCGGGCTATTCCATTTTAATATTCAAAACTTATTAGGACCTATATTTTTAGGAATACTGTTTGGATATATAGTGTATAAAACTAATAGCATCTTTTCTGGTATTATTACTCATATCACCAACAATTCCATTGCTTTGGTTGTATCTGTGCTAGTTTCTAAGGTCAATATAGACCCTGAAGCTACATCTGAAATAGCTGCTTCTGGAGTAATTTCAGATACTGCTATGATGCTTATTGGAGCTATAGGAATAGGATTTATCGCTATAGTTTCTGGAGTGATAGTATATTTTCTCCTAAAGCTATTGCCTAAGGGTGAAAGTGATGAAACTGTGATAGATAGTGATGTTGAAGAGGAAATGTTAAGCATAAGACCAAAGACAAATATTATAGCTTTTTTACCTATCTTTGTAGTACTTTTACTGTTTGGATATATGACTTATATATATTTTATTGCATAA
- a CDS encoding small, acid-soluble spore protein, alpha/beta type — MKKKKKIETPNDKLKYEIAKELGLMEKIEKLGWGGLTAKESGRIGGIMTLRNREKLKNRDNHSNSKDEKA, encoded by the coding sequence ATGAAAAAAAAGAAAAAGATTGAAACACCTAATGATAAGCTAAAATATGAGATTGCTAAAGAGCTTGGATTAATGGAGAAAATAGAAAAGCTAGGTTGGGGAGGCCTTACTGCAAAAGAGTCGGGCAGAATAGGTGGAATAATGACTCTTCGCAACAGAGAAAAACTAAAGAATCGAGATAACCATAGTAATAGTAAAGACGAAAAAGCTTAA